The following are from one region of the Gemmatimonadaceae bacterium genome:
- the msrB gene encoding peptide-methionine (R)-S-oxide reductase MsrB translates to MTRITNRLGYIAIAGAMILSFAPVTSLGAQSGVASLTARRPLKKGDPELKKILTPIQYAVTQRDATETPFRNEYWDNHEPGIYVDVVSGEPLFSSLDKYESGTGWPSFTRPLETKNIRTKTDRTLFMERIEVRSAGANSHLGHLFDDGPAPAGLRYCMNSAAMRFIPVARLAAEGYGKYLSLFQKQVKKAGK, encoded by the coding sequence ATGACACGCATTACGAATCGACTCGGATACATCGCTATCGCCGGCGCCATGATACTCTCGTTTGCACCGGTTACGTCTCTTGGGGCACAGAGCGGCGTCGCATCACTGACCGCTCGGCGCCCGCTCAAGAAGGGCGATCCAGAGCTCAAGAAGATCCTCACGCCGATTCAGTACGCGGTGACGCAGCGCGACGCGACCGAGACGCCGTTTCGCAACGAGTACTGGGACAATCACGAGCCGGGCATCTACGTCGATGTCGTATCCGGCGAGCCGCTGTTCAGCTCACTCGACAAGTACGAGTCGGGGACGGGTTGGCCGAGCTTCACGCGGCCGCTCGAGACAAAGAATATCCGAACGAAGACTGACCGCACTCTGTTCATGGAACGCATCGAGGTCCGCTCGGCAGGCGCGAACTCGCACCTCGGGCATCTCTTTGACGACGGTCCCGCACCGGCAGGTCTTCGCTATTGCATGAACTCGGCGGCGATGCGGTTCATCCCGGTGGCGCGGCTCGCGGCCGAGGGCTATGGCAAGTACCTGTCTCTGTTTCAGAAGCAGGTAAAAAAGGCTGGCAAGTAG
- a CDS encoding methyltransferase domain-containing protein, with protein MSFKDHFSDRAGLYAIYRPEYPKELFEFIAGLPRFRRVALDCATGNGQAARGLAAHFDRVVATDASPEQIVRAEALPGIEYRVARADASGLPDQSVDLVTVAQALHWLDPEPFFAEVRRVLAPGGAIAVWCYGDAVLDTPELQEILHRFNRGTIESYWLPERCLVLEGYATVPFPFDEVSTPRMTLTRESTLVELVGYVRTWSATARYVAEHGTAAVEQLESDLASLWGDPSMRRRVDSPLFLRAGR; from the coding sequence CTGAGCTTCAAGGATCATTTCTCGGACCGCGCCGGCCTTTACGCGATCTACCGGCCGGAGTATCCGAAAGAGCTGTTCGAGTTTATCGCAGGGCTTCCCCGATTCCGTAGAGTTGCCCTGGATTGCGCCACCGGAAATGGCCAGGCGGCTCGTGGACTTGCTGCCCATTTCGACCGCGTTGTCGCAACCGACGCGAGCCCCGAACAGATCGTGCGAGCCGAGGCCTTGCCTGGTATCGAGTATCGCGTCGCTCGGGCCGATGCGAGCGGGCTCCCTGACCAGTCAGTCGACCTCGTAACGGTCGCGCAGGCGCTCCACTGGCTCGACCCTGAACCGTTCTTCGCTGAAGTAAGGCGGGTTCTGGCTCCGGGGGGCGCTATTGCCGTCTGGTGTTACGGCGATGCCGTGCTCGACACCCCGGAGCTGCAGGAAATCCTCCACCGCTTCAATCGAGGAACGATCGAAAGCTACTGGCTACCCGAGCGCTGCCTGGTACTCGAGGGGTACGCCACGGTTCCGTTTCCGTTCGATGAAGTCTCCACTCCGCGAATGACGCTGACCAGGGAATCCACGCTAGTCGAGCTGGTGGGATACGTCCGCACATGGTCAGCAACCGCGCGATACGTGGCCGAGCACGGAACCGCGGCTGTCGAGCAGCTCGAGTCTGATCTGGCTAGCCTGTGGGGCGATCCTTCCATGCGACGTCGCGTCGATTCGCCGCTTTTTCTCCGTGCGGGCCGGTGA